The Sorangiineae bacterium MSr11954 DNA segment CTTGAAGAACATGAAGCCGACCGACGACCACACGGCCGCCATGTTCTTCTTGGTCGTGAGCTGCGTGTGGTTCGGCACCAGCAACTCCGCGCGCGAGATCGTCACCGAGCGGGCGATCTACCTGCGCGAGCGCATGGTGAATCTCAATTTGTTCAACTACGTGATGAGCAAATACATCATCTTGAGCTTCGTCTGTTTTCTGCAGTGCGCGATGCTCCTGGCCATCGTCTTTCCCGTGCTCGGGTTCGAGGGCGGCTTTACCGCCTTCATCATGGAGCTCCTGGTGCTCTTCGCGGTCTCCATGAACGCGACCGCGCTGGGCCTCTTGGTCTCGACCTTGGTCACATCGGCCGAGGCCGCGATGGCGCTCACCCCCATCGCCCTCATTCCGCAGGTCGTGCTCGGCGGGCTGATGGTGCCCATGACCACGAACCCCATGCTCAAGCCGCTCATGTACATCATGCCGGCGCGGTGGGGCTTTCAGGGGACCATCGCCGAAGAGCGCGCCGCCCTGGCCAACGCGCCGGCGTGGGTGGTCGATCTCGGCAAGCCCACCTTGAACAGCGCGCCCGACTTCGTCCACGCGGGGCAATTTCACTGCGCCATCGCCCAAATCGAGAGCGACACCATCGCGGGCGCTTGGGGTTTCGTGGAGTGGGCGATGCCGTGGGTGCCCTTCGTGGTGCTCTACGGGATGACGATTTTCATGCTGGGCATGCTCTTCATCCTGTTGAAGCGCCGCGATCCGGTTTAGCTGATTTCCGCACACGCGCCTTGGCCGATCCCGGCCGTTCGAGCCCGAAGGAGCAGGACGCCGGGACGGTCTTGCGCTAGAAAAATGACGTGGACGATCTCACGCCCGGCTACGACTTCGGCCAAGACCGATTCGATCTCGCGAACGACGAGGACCGCGAGATCGTGAGGTTCGTCCTCTCGCAAGCGCTCTACGGCGAGGCCACCGGGGTCTTTTGCGGAAAGTCGCTCTATGCCGCAGGCACGCTCGAGGCCGCCAAATTCTATGTGCGGCAGGCGAAGCAAGAGCTCGCGCATTTGCAGCTCTTCGCCGATATTTTTCGCCTCCTCGGGCTGCAGCCGACCCCTGCGCACTGGGTCATTCGCCTCCTGGCCGCGCACAACAACTACTACCCCTTGAAGGTGTTCATGGAGCACGCCATCGGCGAAGGCATGGTGCTCGACATCTTCAAGGATCTGCTCCTCCAAACGCTCCCCGACGAGGATTCGCGCATCCCGCTCATCAAGAAGAAGCTGCGGGTGGTCTGCAAAGAGGAAATCGAGCACGTCTCCTGGGGCGAGAAGGAAACGCGGCGCCTTCTGGGCGAGCGGCCTTGGCTCAAGACTCCGTATTACGGTCTGTTCGAGCTGCAAATGGCGGTGCTCCCCTTGGTGGTGCGCGCCTTCGAAAAGCGCGCCGCGAACCACCGCGTGCTCCGCCACCTGGGCCGATTTCTCGACTACGTGCGCGATCGTGTGCGGCGCCAAGGTCAGGAGCTGGGGTTCGTGCCCCATGTGCGCCCCGGTTTCCTCTATCGCATCTGGGCGATGTTGTTTGGCATCGCCTTGTTCCTACGCAGCCAATTTGCGCGCAGCCGCTCCACCCTCGACAAAACGTACCTCGACGAGCTGGGCTTTGGCGCGCGAGGCGGCGGATCGTCGGCCGCCGCCCTCATGGGACCGGGGGGCGGCGGGGTCGGTGCAGGCGAAGGCGAGCAACACTCCGCTGAGTAGGACGAATATTACCTACGAGTAGAAGAAGAAAAGAAGAGGAGGAGGAGCGACCGCGCGGAGCGGGACACTCCGATCAGCGATGTCCCGTTGCAGCTTGCGCCGCCGCGTCCGGTGCGCCGGCGTCTTCTTGACCTGGCAGCATCGGCATCTCGGCGATGTTCGGAAGGAGCACGATCTCGATGCGCCGGTTCTCCTGGCGCCCTGCCTCGGTGTGGTTCTCACGCACGGGCTCGTACTCCCCGTAGCCGGCGGCGACGAGGCGCGCGGGGCTCATTCCCGCCTTCACCAGCTGCTGCGTGACATTGAGCGCACGGGTCGTCGACAGCGCGAAGTTGTTCTTGAAGGGCGAGGGCGGCCCGATCGGCACGTTGTCTGTATGACCCGCGACCATGAACCGTCGATCCGGGAATTGCCGAAGCACGTGGGCCACGTCGTTGATGGCTTCTTGCCCGTCCTTCGACAGATCGGCGCTGCCGGACGGAAAGAGAATGCCGGCCGGCAGCTTGACAATCATGCGTCCATGGCGAACGGTCACGGCCAGTTTGCCGCTGTCGATCATTTTTCGAAACTTCTCGGTGATGGACTTGAACGCCGTCAGCCGCTTCTCGGCCTCGGCGTGCTCGGCGCGCAGCTCCTCGAGCTCCGAGCGGGACGCTTCGAGGTTCGACTGCGTCTCGGCCGCGGCGCGTTCGGTACCTTCGCGCGAGGTCCGCTCTTGATCCCGCCCCTTGGTTGCCTCGTCGAGCCGCTGCTCGAGATTCGCGGAACGCGTGCGCTCAGAGGTCAAATCCTGGTCGTAGCGCTGTTTTCGCAGCAGGCCGTAGCCACCCAGTCCGACGACGATGACCAGGAGCGCGGCGATGGCGATGGTGCTGAGAGACTTGAGCATGACGCGAAGTCTTGCACGAGCGGGGCCTCACCGTGGCATGGCGATTGTTCGCGATTCCTTGTCATACCAAGTAGACTGCGACCGTGGACCAACAGCAGGGCGAGAAAATCGAACCGATGCTCGAAGGGCAACCCCCTGCGGCGACGGATGCTGGCTTGTCTGTCTCGTCGGTCTTGTCTGTCTCGTTCGGGGCGGAAAATTACACGGTGCCATCGTTCGCGCGCGCTTTTCCACGCGATGAGGCGCTCGACACCTTGGTCCGAGCTTTCGTTTCAGGTAACTACAACCTTGTTCGCGTCCAAGCGCCCGAGCTTGCCTTGCACGCAACGGACCCTGCCGTGAGGGATGCGGCGCGAATGCTCCACCACCGGATCAAAGCCGATCCGCTGTTGAAAATAATTCTGGTCGCAGCCGTCATGTTGCTTGCCGTCATGGCGGCATGGTGGATAACCCACGATGGCGGAGTTAGCTAGTCGGCAAAGGCTTTGGTAGACTCGTGAGCATCGAGATGAACAAGAGGGAAGAGGACGAGCAACAAATCGACACCGTCCCTCCACCGCCGGGAGAGGAAGACGCGTACAGTGCGGAGACGCGCATCGGCAAAATCCCCTCGGACTTGCTTCAGGCCATGAAGCGCGCGCACGCGAGCGAGGCCACCTCGTCGCGCGTGCCCGAGGAGAGTGGAAAGGTCGACCGGCCGCCCATGTCCGCGGTGGCCGCCGCCGTTTCCGCCGCACTGAAAACGCCCCCATCGCACCTCGGGTCGCTCCAAGATCGCCCGACGGTGCCGCGCGTCACCCCGACCATCCCTCCGCCCGCGGAGCTCCTGCCGTCACCTTCGGTCGTACCCCTCAACGAGCCTCCGCGCGCGAGCGACTTCCCCATGGCGGACGGCGTCGAACGGGACAGCGAGGACGCCGACTACGTCCGCACCATGTTGATGTTCCAAGGGAGCCCGCTCCCCGGCACGACCGCCTCCGGCCTACCCGTTCCGACGTCGGCACCTTTCTACCTGCCGAAGGTCGATGTGAATCTAACACCGGAACTGGCCGCGCTCGCATCGCCAGGTTCGGCCTCTTCGTCAAGTTCGAGTCCTTCAAGCTCTTCAAGTTCATCATCTGGCTCGTCGGGATCGTCGCCAGCGCTGACCCCGGCCGTTTCGGTCGCGCCGGTCCTTGCAGCTGCACCGATTTCGTCGGTCGCGTCGGGCTATGATTCTGCGGGCTATGATTCCGCGGGGCACGATTCCGCGGGAGCGTCTTCGTCGAGTCGGACCAGCGCGTCGGGTTCGACGGGTCATCCCGTCCCGCCGCCCGAGGTGTTGGAGATGGTCGACCAGGCCAAGGTCGACGAAGGTCGCATGTCGTTCGCGCCCTTCATGACCCAAGAGTCGCGGCGGCTGAATATCCTTCTTGGTGTTGGGATCGGGTTTTTTCTGATTTTGATGATCATCGTGCTCGCCTCGGCAAAGTGAGCGCGCTTTATATGTAGAGTGCACGTAATGTGCGGGAAGGCGCCTCTCGGGCGCCTTTCGCGTTTTGTGCACGTCGCACCGAGGTGTGTGCGCGACGTACCGTGTCTGCGCACGCCCCGCAACCTACTCCGCAGACCGAATAGTCGTTCGAGTATCGCGTGAACACTTCGGGATTGTCGGTCGTAATCCAATAACGGGACAATGCAGCTCATCGCGATGCGTTAGGGCTACGCGACGCGTCAATCGTCGAAATCGCGTCATTTTGAGTGCATAAGATTCGTGTGCGCAAGAATCGACCGCCGGGTATCGAATCGAGGCTCCATTCCAGTTTGCCGAAGGTACATTCGAACAACAAGCAGGGTTACGCCGGCCCATCTTGGGGAGTTGTTCCATGCGTACGATCTCCACGAACTTTGGTATGCGACACTGGTTTTCCGGTGTCATCCCGCTGATCATCCTGGGTGCGACGGGGGCTGCCTGCACGGATTTCAATACGAGCCGCACGGCGCCTCCGCGCGGCACGGTGGGGGAGGACCTTTATGGAATCCTTTGCGATCGTGTGGCTGCGCAAGCCCTTCGCGAGGATCTGAATGGCTCCTCCTTCTCCGCCATCTGCCATAAGCCGGAGGGCGGCCAATATGCGAACGAGGTGGACTCCAACCGCCTGCCGCCCCTCAGCGCCGATTTGAAGGACGTGAACGGACAACCCGTTCCCCTCGAGACGCAACAAAACATGCGCGATCACGCCTTGTCGCGCATCAAGGCGCTGGTCCGCCGCCGCGACCAATTGATTGCCGCCTTCGACGCGACCTTCCCCGATATCCGCATTCCCGTCGTCGACGAGCGAAACGGCGATCCGGCGCAGACCTGTAAGGTCGTCGACGACACCACGGCCGGGGAGCGCGGCCGCTTGACCCAACAGCTGAGCGACATGCTCGGCAAGCTCCAAGCCCTCTACAACGACGGCACCATCCCCCGCACCACGCAAGCCGTAGCCCGCTTGATGGACGACATCCGAGCGACCGAGGCTCAAACCACGCGCGAGGGCCTGGCGCGCTTCGAAGCCCGTCGCGGATACAAGCCGGAGGTGGTGGAGCAGGGCTCGATGCGCCCCATCGTCGGTTATCCCAAGCTGCGCGACCTCTCGAACGCAGCGCTCCGTCTTCTGTCGGCCGACTCGGATCCGTATGCGGAGAACGCACCGATCGACGCCAGCGGCCGTCGAATCCCGGTCGCCGGCCCTGCGCACCCCCAATTCGCGAAATTGCTGGAGGTGGCGCACGAGGAGCTCCGCACATTCAAGCCCGATCCCTGGTCGCCCGCGCCCACGGGGGTCTCGGGCGACCTCGCGCAAAGGCCGCTCCTCACGCGCGATCGCACCACCTTGGAGGTCGTCGACTACCTGATGAAGATGCAGGACCCCGCCTACGCCCAAGGCGACGCGCCGCTGTATCTCTCGATGCGCGATTCGCGCGGCTACGCGGCGGTGCCGCTGGTGGGGGGCGCCGTCCCAGCTCCATTCACCGATCCCTTGAAGATCGGCCTGCCCGCGCTCGACAACGTCGGACAGTTCATCACCTCCGACGGAAAACCCGCCCCATCGCCCTTCCCCGCGCCGGGCGGAGGAGCGGCCGCAGCCCGCGATGCCTTTGGCCGCGCCCTGGTCAAGCCGGGCGGCGAGCCGCTCTACAGTGTGATCGATACGTCGCAGACTTTTGCCAATGCGTTGCTCAAGAACCTTCCGCCGCTCATCGATCCCGATCCGGCGAAGAAGCACGAAACGCTGTTCGACCTGATCGCGGGTCTCGAGGTGCTGGCCGGCACGCGCGACGGCGGCTACAAATCCAAACGCGAATACGCCCCCGATCCGAAGCGGGTGGATGATTGGAAATTGACGCACCCGCCCGAGGAGCCTCCCCCCGCGGACCTGGGCACGAAAAAGGTCGTGGTGGACTACGATGCCTACCAGCGCAATGGCGCGCCGCTGCTCGATTTGATTTGGGCGGCGGGCGCGGTGTTGGGCGATCCCATGGGGGACGACGTCCTGGCGCTGGTGCAGAAGCTCTTGAAGGAGAAGCTCGGCACCGTCGCGCGGCTGACGGGGACGGGGCTCGAGCTAAAGGGCATCGCGGACAAACATCCGGAGGCGAAGATCCCGGTCAAGTCGGCGCTGTGGGACGAGGTCCTCGATATTCTGACGGAGATCGCCAAAGAGCCAACGGGGTTGCTCGAGGAGATGCTGACCGCGTTGACCGATGAAAGGGTCGCGCAGCTCGGGCCCGTATTCGGCGGTCAGATGAAGTTCAAAGATCGCATTTCATACGATCGAAAGAACATCAGCGGACTGCCGGCGAACGGCAATCCACCGTGGCTCCTGCCCTACAATCAAACGACGAAAACGAACGAGGAGCCAAAGACGCCGGTCGACCGCTCGCTGCCGGACAGCGCGGGCAATCGCCCCGAGGAGGACAACCGGAGCATCTTCCAGCGGTTCGCGCAGCTGGTGGCCCACTCGCACGGGGTCACGGTTTGCAACTCCGACGATGCCGTCGTTCACGCGCGCGGCGTGCCCCTTTTGGGCGAGATCGATATGCCCGTGAACATCCCGATCGTCCACCCCAACGGGAAGCCCCTCAAAGAGTGCAGCTTTCAAAAGGTGGATGACGCGGCCACCTTCTTCCTCGACTCCATCGTCCACAAAGCGCAGCTCTATCTCCGATACGACGAGGCGCGCGACGGCATCGACATCATCGGGCTCAAGCTCCTGCCGGCGACGGTCGACCTCTTCGAACAGTCGAGCGCGATGCGTGGATTCTGGCAAAGCAGCGACGCCACCCAACCCAACAGCGATCTATTGATTCAGCCGAAGGGATCGGGCAGCCGGACCTTCATCCCCACACCGCGGTGGCTCGCGCGATTGCTGTTCTTCGATCACAAGACCGACACCGAGAACGCCATCACCGGGAACTTCATCAAGGATCTTTTCGGGCGCATGGACAAGGGGAAGCGGCAAATTCCGCACACCGGCTCGTCCGTCTGCAAGGAGCGCTCGATCCCCGATCCGTGCAAGGGGCAAGCGGGGCGGGACAACGGCTGTACGGCGGAGTCGGGCGCGCCGGACGTGATCCACAATTTGCGCGATTGCGAGCCGGGTCAATGGCTCGACGAGACCGACGACTACACCCTCTTCATCACTGAAAACTTCGGCTTCTTCGATCGCATCAAGCCGCTGCTCCTTCCGCTCACCAAGCGCAACCGCGAGGACCTCTTCATTCGATTGATGGAGGCCTTCAACCGCCATTGGCAGAGCGACAAGGTGCAGGCGAAGGAGTGCCCGAGCCCGTTCTTCTGCACGCGCGACGGAGCGTCTTCGTACGAGCCGCTCCTGAGCGAGCAGTTCATGACGGATCTCCTGCCCACCCTCCGTGACACCTTGCTCGTCCTGAAGAACGAGGTGAAGATCGATCGCTGTACGGCCGTGACCAACGGCAAGTGCACGGCCACGAAGGCGGGGGTCGACGGCCTCACCATCCTCGCCGACGGCACCCGCGCCCTTTTGAACCCCGACATCGCCAAGGCCCGCAAGGTCACCAACCGCGACGGCAGCGTGGAGGGCCTGCGCAACGACGGCACCAAGAACCCGCAGGTCACCCCGATGTACCTGGTGCTGCAGGCGCTGAACAAGTTCGACGCGGCCTTCGTCGACTGGAAAGCGAAGCACCCCGACGACGACCGCCTCGTCTTGTGGCGGCGCGCGCGCTCGCAGCTGGTCGATCAGTTCCTCACCGTGAACGGCAAGGGCACGAGCGCTACATTCGCCAACCCGGTCACCCCGCCGCTGCTCCCGCAGCTGGTGAAGCTCCTGCGCGAGCAGCTCCTCGCCCACTGCGCCGACACCTTCGTGACCGGCAACAACGCCACCTGCAAGTGGGCCCGCGAAGAGCTCGCGACCAAGCTGGGCGACGTCACCTCCGGCCCGCTGTTCTCGTCCGCGCTCGACGTCGTCGAAGCCATCCGCAAAGACTCGTCCGCCCGAAGCGAAATCGCGAAGCTTTTGCTCTACACCACCGATCCCAAGTCGGTCAACGAAGCCCGCAAGACCATGCTCACCACCTTGGTCGACTTCCCGCAGCTCCTCGCCGACGACAGCCTCACCCCGCTCATCCACACCCTGGCCGAAGGCGCCGCCGCATCCCTGGTCGACACCCAAGGCAACGTCGTTCGCACCGGCGTCGTCGACGCGGTCACCGCGCTCCTCGCCCGCCTGAGCGGTCGCGCCTACACCGCCGACGGCGTCGAGCACTGCGGCCGCGAGCTCGACCCGAACCAAGTGCTCACCATCGCCCTGCAAAACATCGTCAAGCCGATGCCCGCCACCGGCGGCACCACACCCCAATCGCCGCTCGAAATCATCATCGACACCATCGCCGACGTCAACCGCGTGAACCCCGACGATGCGTCCAAGCTGCAAGCCCCCGACTACGGCACCATGACCCAGAACGTGAGCGAGTTCTTGTCCGATAAGGAGCGAGGGCTCGAGCAATTCTACGAGATTGTTCGCCAGGGGACGCGGGGGCAGGGGAACTGACGGCTCGAACAGGTTCGTAAACGACGAAAACCGAAGCCGGCGCCATCCCCGATCCGGGTGGCGCCGGTTCGTTTTTAGGTATCTGTTCACCAGACCCCGTCGCAGAAAGAGCTGCGGAGCGGTCCGAAGCGAGGGCGCTCGAAATCGGCTTTGATTGCCGAGCGCAAAAGGCGTTTGCCCGCACGCGTCGGAACGATGGGCGACTCCGGAGCGGGCTTGCCCAACCGGCGGCGCGTGGACTCGAGCCGCCGTCGGAACGTGTCACGATAGCTCACGAGTCGCGGGACCGCGAGCGTGCCGGCGCGCCAATCGACCTGTATCCGCTGGCTCGAGCTTGGCGTGCTTCGGCACACGCCCTGCGCGACGAAGCGCGACGCGCCGATGACGCAGCGACGGCCGGACTTGGTGCACCGTTGTCGAGCACGGAGGAGAGGATCGGCATCGAGGAAGGTGACGCCGAACGAAATGGTCGACGCGTGCTTCGTCCACCTGCTTTGCCGAGCGACGGGTCCGGCGCAGCCACCCATCGAAGCTCGAAAGGCGCACCTGGGCCGGGGTGCTGTTGTACGTTTTGGAAATGTCGCGCCACGTCGCCGTGTGCCGAACCGACGAGGTAACAGCCATCACCGATTGGGACCGGACCGCAATGTGCGACGTCATTTGACGTCACGAAAGATTCGATTCCAATCGTGACCTGGCGATTGGCATTCGAGGTACGTCCATTGTCCTGTTTTGAGCTCGTCCAGGCCTTTGGCGAGGCGGCCCCTCCTCGTTCATCACGGCCAAACGCGTGCCAGCGACATCGTGACCACGAGCTCGCGGTCGCGTTCGCGCCACATGTGAATTTAAAATAAACAAAATTTCACAAAATCACTGGACGTTCCTATGAATGGATATACACATCATAATGGCTTGGGGCTGTCACGAGACGAGGCCGACGTGCAATCGGTCCTTCGTCGAGGACATCCATTCTCGAGAGGAGAGCAGTATGATCTTATTCGAAAAAGTGTCCGCATTGCGCGGGGTCATCGCGCTGGGATTCGTGCAGGCGATTTTCATCTCTGCATGTGCACACGACGTCGACGATGCGCCGGATTTGAAAGGTCTCAACGCCGAGACCACGGACGATGGCGCGATTCAGAGCGTCAGCAAACCAGAAGGAACCAATCGAGCGGCGCTCAACGCCGAGGGGACCGCGCCCAATTCGTCCGATCAGGTGTTGATCGGCTGCGTGCATATTCGTTGGTGCAATGCCCCAGGGCCAGACGAAGTCGTGTGCGATACCGACGATCGTCCGTGCACGCGGCAACAGCGTCTCGATGAATGTATCGCGGACGCCAACTACGGGTGTGGCAATTGGACGTATATGAGATTCGATCCGCCCATTTGAGCTTCGTCCATCCGCCACGCAATCCAGGCTCTCGCAAAGTGACCATTCTGAAGTAAACGTCACCTGCGGAGGCCACCACCGGCACACGAGGCCACGCTTTCCGTGCGGGGAGCCGACAACCGCGGCATTGTGCGGCCGCCAATGCCGCGGTGTGCCATTCGCTACCGCGCACGAGTACGCTCCGTACGACCCGCGTTGCCGACGAGGAGCCGCTGTTGGCGCAGACTCGGAGCGTGGATATTCGCTTAATTGGGGCCGCAGCACCCTGAGCCTCTCGCGCGAAACCGGCGCTTCACAAAGTGCTCTGTCTAGGTGGCTCGGCGCGGCAAGAGGCGCGAAAATCCTCCGCATGGGCCCGGTGGACGCCTATTTTCCCCTCGCGTAGAATGGCGCCTGGACCCCCATGCCCAGACTCGAAATCGACTTTGCCGATATCCGCGAATACGACGAGCAGGAACGCGCCCTGCTCGAAACGAGCGACGAGCGATTCGATCGGCTCGCTTTTGCGCAGCGGGCGCTCGATCTGGTGAATCCGTTGCGGACGCGCATCGCCATTTGCGTGGAGCCCGCCAGGGGAGCGCGAGCGGGGCGGCTCGAACGGGTGCGGGTGGAGAGCGGTCGCGCGTGGGGGCGGGGGCCGGGCGCGCGGTGGGCGGTGCTCTCCATTCCGGCCCAGGCTTCTCGGCGAGCCATTGCAACGGCCGTATCGGAGCTGTCCGGTGAGCCTGCACCTTACGCGCTCGCCATTTTGCACGAGCTCGCAGCGTCGTCCGTGGCTTGAGCGTCGTTTCGGCGGAGGACGTTCCCACGATCGCACCGGGTCGAGGGAGGGCATCGTCGAATGCTGCACGGAGCGCGATCCGCCTTTTCGGCCGGTACGTCGGTGCAAAACGGCGCAGGTGACGGATATGGTGAACCGTGAAAAACATGGGTGAAAAGATTCACCTTCGCGCTGCACGCGAGATGTCACGGCTATGTCGTGCGAAAATCGTTGAACGCGACCCCGGGGCATGCGAAAAGGGCGCGAGCGCCCGACACCCAAGAGGATTTCTGGCGAGACCTATCTGTGAAAGATAGGAGTATCGTGGAGTGCGGCCGAGGGGGCTTTTATATGTCTTGTGCATTTTGGTGTACGTGAGAAATAGCGGACCTCTCGGTTTCAGATAGTCGTTATCGCGTCTTTCTTCTTCGACGTTGACGAACGTTGATTAACTTCCTTAGTCGTTCTTTCGACATCTCCGCTTTTGGAGCGGGATCGTGGGGATCCTAGGGAACGAGGCCGCGCGAACGAGAGAAGGCGGAACGAGGAAGTGTACGTACCTACTGCTGCGATGGCGAAGCCTTTAGGCGCGGAGCTCCTCGGTATGGCGGGTGGTGCGGGGCTCGGGTTTGGTGATTTGCCCGCTCACCAGCTCACCGTGGACCAGGGTGGGGGTGAGGCCGGGGGCGAGCAGGCTGGGGGTCACCTCGCTCGAGGGGAACATTTGCACGAAGGCCGGGGCGCGCTTGACCCGATCGACGAGGGTGCGCTCGAGGATCATCGACGTGTATTGATCGCCTGCGCACTCGGGGGTGTTCGAGTTGAGGATGACGTCGAGATCGTGTTTGCGGCAGGTGTTTGCCAGGCCCTTGATTTTGCTCTCGATAGGCGACCAGTTGTCGGCCGAGGTGCCGTTTTCGCTGATGCCCCATACGCCGTTTTCGGTGTTGAGGAAGAGCGTTTGATTGCCCGAGGTGTGGCCCGGTGTTCGAAGGAGCATGACGCCGTCGCCCAGCAGGAGATCGTCTTCGACGAAGGCGACGCGGTCGTCGCGGATGCCGTCTTTGCCCTCGCGGACGAAGAATGCAATCTGCAAAGGATGCAGATCGTCCCAATCGTCCCATTCCCGCTTGGGCGCGAGCAGGACGGCGTTGGGGTAGAGGGGGGCGCGGAGCTTGTCGCGGGTGCCGAGTAGGCCGCGGAGATCTTGCGTGTGGAAGTGATCGAAGGCGATGTAGTCGATGTCTTCGGGGATGAGGCCGAATGTCTTCAAGGTCTCGGGCACGGGGTCGAAGCGCTTCGATAAGAGCGGTTCGATGCGGTGGAATTGTTCCAGCAGGCGGGCGAAGTAGGGCGCGCGGCGTGCGGCGACGACGTCGGTGGGGTTGAACAGGAGATTTTTGACCGACCCCTTCTGCATGAACTGCACGAGCACGCAGCGGTGGGTGAGCGTGACGTACGGGACCGGGGAAAATGCCGCCGAATAGAAGGCGTACTTGGTCGGGTAGGGGAGCGTCGTTTGGGGGATGGTGCGCACGGACAGGACGCGCGGGCCCGCCGCGAATCGATCACGGACGCGCTCGGCTGCCGTGCGTACGGCGCGATGGCGGCGGCCTTGGAGCGGTTCCTTCCACGGCAGATCCAAGTCGTGGATGAGCGTCACGTCTTTGAGGAGAGAGGAGGTGATCATGGGTGGCTCCGTGTATTAGTATCGCGCGCAATGGTCGGGGCGATGGTCACGCGAGGAGCGATCCTCGGCCGGAAGTATACGCTCGAGGAGACGGTGGGCGAGGGCCCCACCGGGCTCATTTTTGCGGCTGAGGAGCGTTTTCGTCCGCGGCGCGTGGCCATCAAGGTGGTGCGCTTGCCGCCCTCGATCA contains these protein-coding regions:
- a CDS encoding ferritin-like domain-containing protein → MDDLTPGYDFGQDRFDLANDEDREIVRFVLSQALYGEATGVFCGKSLYAAGTLEAAKFYVRQAKQELAHLQLFADIFRLLGLQPTPAHWVIRLLAAHNNYYPLKVFMEHAIGEGMVLDIFKDLLLQTLPDEDSRIPLIKKKLRVVCKEEIEHVSWGEKETRRLLGERPWLKTPYYGLFELQMAVLPLVVRAFEKRAANHRVLRHLGRFLDYVRDRVRRQGQELGFVPHVRPGFLYRIWAMLFGIALFLRSQFARSRSTLDKTYLDELGFGARGGGSSAAALMGPGGGGVGAGEGEQHSAE
- a CDS encoding OmpA family protein, producing MLKSLSTIAIAALLVIVVGLGGYGLLRKQRYDQDLTSERTRSANLEQRLDEATKGRDQERTSREGTERAAAETQSNLEASRSELEELRAEHAEAEKRLTAFKSITEKFRKMIDSGKLAVTVRHGRMIVKLPAGILFPSGSADLSKDGQEAINDVAHVLRQFPDRRFMVAGHTDNVPIGPPSPFKNNFALSTTRALNVTQQLVKAGMSPARLVAAGYGEYEPVRENHTEAGRQENRRIEIVLLPNIAEMPMLPGQEDAGAPDAAAQAATGHR